A genomic segment from Aspergillus puulaauensis MK2 DNA, chromosome 1, nearly complete sequence encodes:
- a CDS encoding putative secondary metabolism biosynthetic enzyme (COG:H;~EggNog:ENOG410PHRF;~InterPro:IPR000192,IPR015424,IPR015421,IPR015422;~SMCOG1139:aminotransferase class V;~antiSMASH:Cluster_1.1;~go_function: GO:0003824 - catalytic activity [Evidence IEA]) — protein MGASDAASAAALRYNKNIEHVRAAEYPTLQDVIYVDHAGSTVYAQSLIQSYARDLQSNLYGNPHSDNTPSRVSGAHVDAIREQLLRFFGASPNEFDLVFTANATASIKLVGECLSHYTRPRRASPLSRRRGFKYVYHQDSHTSLVGLREIAAGGSMCLSRDAAVEHWINQRNGDCGRRTITLFAYPGQSNMTGRRMPRSWPRRIRQNCKNTYVLWDAAAIASTSPLDLSDAESAPDFTAVSLYKIFGYPDVGCLIVRKAAADILQQRRYFGGGTVDMVINSPSARIPRWHATKTESIHEALEDGTLNFHSIAAIPHAIETHCRLFGSLNDISSHCAFLIADLYQKLVSVRHSNNAPLCRIYTGSGQQSFGDPNLQGPTIALSVLNPSGNIHGYADVERHADREKIYLRSGSVCNPGGMAYLGWVRMEDMKAAWSAGHRCSDPIQEVYGQTTGIVRVSLGAMSTMADVDGFVEWLGRSYLDRDIGFLCSEKSGESECSLEMAKARARSVKQGNKLLDRLVKSICWMFCRCA, from the exons ATGGGAGCGTCAGATGCAGCTTCAGCGGCAGCCCTTAGATACAACAAGAACATCGAACATGTGCGAGCGGCTGAATACCCTACTCTGCAAGATGTCATATATGTAGACCACGCTGGATCAACGGTATACGCCCAATCACTTATCCAGTCGTACGCGAGAGACCTCCAGAGCAACCTATACGGGAACCCTCATTCGGACAACACCCCATCTCGCGTGTCCGGCGCCCACGTTGATGCGATTCGCGAGCAGCTCCTTCGCTTCTTCGGAGCAAGCCCTAACGAGTTTGACCTTGTTTTCACAGCTAACGCGACTGCTTCCATCAAACTCGTTGGCGAGTGCTTATCCCACTATACTCGGCCCCGTCGAGCGTCTCCCTTGAGCAGGCGGCGGGGATTCAAGTATGTCTACCACCAGGATTCTCACACGAGTCTGGTCGGACTGCGTGAGATAGCCGCTGGTGGAAGCATGTGCCTGTCAAGGGACGCGGCCGTCGAGCACTGGATTAACCAGAGAAATGGTGACTGTGGACGACGGACTATCACACTCTTCGCGTATCCCGGCCAGAGCAATATGACGGGTCGCCGGATGCCACGTTCATG GCCTCGTAGGATCCGTCAAAACTGCAAAAACACATACGTCCTCTGGGATGCCGCCGCGATAGCCTCTACCTCCCCCCTAGACCTATCAGACGCTGAATCCGCCCCGGACTTCACCGCGGTCTCTCTATACAAGATATTTGGATATCCGGATGTCGGGTGCTTGATCGTGCGCAAAGCAGCTGCCGACATTCTCCAGCAACGCCGGTACTTCGGTGGCGGCACGGTGGACATGGTCATCAACTCGCCCTCAGCCCGAATCCCCCGCTGGCACGCAACCAAGACCGAGTCTATCCACGAAGCCCTAGAAGACGGGACACTCAATTTCCACTCGATTGCCGCGATCCCACACGCCATCGAGACGCACTGCCGGTTATTCGGGAGCTTGAATGACATCTCATCGCACTGTGCGTTCTTGATCGCGGACTTATATCAAAAGCTCGTATCCGTGCGCCATTCAAACAATGCACCCCTCTGCCGGATCTACACCGGCTCAGGCCAGCAGAGCTTTGGGGATCCAAATCTCCAAGGCCCAACCATTGCGCTATCTGTCTTAAACCCGTCAGGGAATATCCACGGGTACGCAGACGTCGAGCGCCACGCAGACAGAGAGAAGATATACCTCCGCAGCGGGAGCGTCTGTAACCCCGGGGGCATGGCATATCTGGGCTGGGTGCGGATGGAAGATATGAAAGCGGCGTGGAGTGCGGGCCATCGCTGCTCAGATCCTATCCAGGAAGTTTATGGGCAGACGACTGGGATTGTACGGGTTAGTCTGGGGGCGATGAGTACTATGGCAGATGTTGATGGATTTGTGGAGTGGTTGGGGCGGAGTTATCTTGACCGAGATATTGGCTTCTTGTGCTCGGAGAAGTCGGGGGAGTCGGAATGTTCGCTTGAGATGGCGAAGGCGAGAGCCAGATCTGTTAAGCAGGGAAATAAACTGTTGGACAGATTGGTAAAGAGTATTTGTTGGATGTTTTGTCGATGTGCGTGA
- a CDS encoding tyrosinase family protein (COG:G;~EggNog:ENOG410PMG2;~InterPro:IPR008922,IPR002227;~PFAM:PF00264;~SECRETED:SignalP(1-21);~antiSMASH:Cluster_1.1;~go_function: GO:0016491 - oxidoreductase activity [Evidence IEA]) — MRFSLTAVVAALAAVPHATASLDIDEWDILAGKALVNQVLYQSTKPRYFESTCTPLNAAVRREWGTLTKGERKEYIEAVQCLIDSPSQVDPAFAPGARTRFDDFTAIHINQTAWIHTTGNFLTWHRYFTWAYEQALRNECGYRGYQPYWSWPKYADDPHSNPIFDGSEYSMSGDGSYIPHEGPEAGPDIFLEPGHGGGCVTSGPFKDFKVNLGPTLVTLKVPGLEPQNGTGLEYNPRCLRRDLNPDAASWTTIDKVLDLFERTDITSFQNRLQGDFPNKYLGVHSGGHYTISGDPAGDFFASPGDPVFYLHHAAIDRVFWTWQNLAPRDRTFVVQGPTVLPGFGIPNTVNATLDDMQYFHVLAKDRTIRELLDTTGGPFCYVYL; from the exons ATGCGTTTCTCACTCACTGCCGTGGTGGCAGCTCTGGCTGCTGTCCCCCATGCCACGGCCTCCCTGGACATCGACGAGTGGGATATCCTCGCAGGCAAGGCCCTGGTGAACCAGGTGCTTTACCAATCCACAAAACCCCGTTACTTCGAGAGCACATGTACCCCCTTGAACGCTGCTGTCCGTCGGGAATG GGGTACATTAACCAAGGGTGAGCGCAAAGAGTACATCGAGGCTGTTCAATGCCTCATCGACTCGCCATCCCAGGTTGATCCTGCCTTTGCTCCTGGCGCACGCACTCGCTTCGATGACTTTACCGCTATTCATATTAATCAGACGGCTTGGATCCACACAACG GGCAACTTCTTGACATGGCATCGCTACTTCACTTGGGCCTACGAGCAAGCCCTGCGCAATGAGTGCGGATACAGGGGCTACCAGCCGTACTGGTCGTGGCCGAAATACGCCGATGATCCCCACAGCAATCCCATCTTCGACGGTTCCGAGTATAGTATGTCGGGCGATGGGTCGTATATCCCGCACGAAGGGCCTGAAGCCGGTCCCGATATCTTCCTGGAGCCTGGTCACGGCGGTGGCTGTGTGACGTCTGGACCGTTCAAGGA CTTCAAAGTGAACCTCGGACCGACCCTTGTAACTCTCAAAGTCCCCGGTCTGGAACCACAAAATGGAACAGGCCTGGAATATAACCCTCGCTGCCTGCGCCGCGACCTCAACCCCGATGCCGCGTCCTGGACAACAATCGACAAGGTGCTGGATCTGTTCGAGCGCACGGATATCACGTCCTTCCAAAACCGTCTCCAGGGCGACTTTCCCAATAAATACCTCGGCGTGCACAGCGGCGGCCACTATACCATCAGCGGTGACCCTGCTGGCGACTTTTTCGCTTCCCCCGGTGACCCTGTCTTCTACCTGCACCACGCGGCGATTGATCGAGTCTTCTGGACGTGGCAGAATCTGGCGCCTCGCGATCGTACGTTTGTCGTTCAGGGCCCGACTGTGCTTCCTGGATTTGGGATTCCGAATACGGTGAATGCGACACTGGATGATATGCAGTATTTCCATGTGCTGGCTAAGGATAGGACGATTCGGGAGCTGCTTGATACCACGGGTGGGCCTTTTTGCTATGTCTATCTTTAA
- a CDS encoding uncharacterized protein (COG:S;~EggNog:ENOG410PWYB;~TransMembrane:6 (o32-53i65-85o110-133i145-166o202-220i232-252o);~antiSMASH:Cluster_1.1) gives MATTQVFPGLAARQEPDPDPSDIDFSSNAPRILAIVGTLTGLAALLLVLRCYVRIFILRRFYVEDWIMVVAAMCSFGVLACFVGESHHGLGQYNAAIAANNDNETLSKWFWPHAILLVLGISLVKISIGFFLLRFTTQKKFLKPFIMGSLVFLVLFTIACMLTLILQCIPIEAAWDFKKRLAKGTKCYSGETYLKIGKFNSAINIITDFIYATLPVFMFYDIQVNRRTKASLMGILSLGYFACAAAITKAVLQSRVYEEKNMYRNADYHIWNSVELNVGIIAACFPTIKPLVKSIIGSTRSLTGYGSRTRTRKRTGDAYYGPNSNIHHNSHVLASLHRSRIDPEEQKYHVHIHGNHASLSEGSEEGSSQENLASGARVASPRRMHTAGRIVQTTEVIVQSEDGSDHGVMAIGPRRTVEDRI, from the exons ATGGCGACAACGCAAGTCTTTCCAGGCCTGGCAGCCAGACAAGAACCCGATCCTGACCCCTCGGATATCGACTTTTCCTCAAACGCCCCTCGTATTCTCGCCATCGTTGGTACGTTGACAGGACTCGCTGCGCTACTATTAGTCCTACGATGCTATGTCCGAATCTTTATCCTGCGCCGGTTCTACGTCGAAGACTGGATTATGGTTGTGGCTGCG ATGTGCTCCTTCGGCGTCCTCGCATGCTTCGTCGGCGAAAGTCACCACGGTCTGGGCCAGTACAATGCCGCCATCGCGGCCAACAATGACAATGAGACGCTGAGCAAGTGGTTCTGGCCGCATGCGATTCTGCTAGTGCTAGGGATTAGTCTGGTGAAGATATCCATTGGGTTCTTTCTGCTACGCTTCACGACACAGAAGAAGTTTTTGAAGCCGTTCATTATGGGATCTCTCG TATTTCTTGTCTTGTTTACCATCGCCTGCATGTTGACACTTATCCTGCAGTGCATTCCCATCGAGGCAGCGTGGGATTTCAAAAAGCGTCTGGCCAAGGGGACAAAGTGCTACTCGGGTGAGACTTATCTCAAGATTGGGAAATTCAACAGCG caatcaatatcatcacAGACTTCATCTACGCCACGCTACCGGTGTTCATGTTCTACGATATCCAGGTCAACCGAAGAACGAAGGCTTCGCTCATGGGGATTCTCAGTCTGGGTTACTT TGCCTGTGCCGCCGCGATCACAAAAGCTGTTCTCCAAAGCAGAGTCTACGAGGAGAAAAACATGTACCG CAATGCCGACTACCACATCTGGAACTC AGTCGAGCTCAACGTCGGCATAATCGCCGCCTGCTTCCCCACAATCAAGCCCCTGGTCAAGAGCATAATCGGCAGCACGAGGAGTCTAACAGGGTACGGCTCGCGAACACGCACACGCAAACGCACGGGCGACGCCTACTACGGccccaacagcaacatccaccaCAACAGCCACGTTCTGGCCTCGCTGCACCGCAGCCGGATTGATCCCGAGGAGCAGAAATACCACGTCCACATCCATGGGAATCATGCGTCGCTCTCGGAGGGGTCCGAGGAGGGGAGCAGCCAGGAGAATCTGGCGTCTGGGGCGAGGGTGGCGtcgccgaggaggatgcaTACGGCTGGCAGGATTGTGCAGACTACGGAGGTGATTGTGCAGAGTGAGGATGGGAGTGACCATGGGGTTATGGCGATTgggccgaggaggacggtggaGGATCGTATATAG